Sequence from the Kribbella aluminosa genome:
TGGCTCCGCCCCACGCCCGCCAAACACTCTGCAGCACCGACCCCCGACGAACAACGAGAACTGACCCCGGTCGGCTGACAACCGACTCGCACACCGCGGACGTCGATGGCGACCGATCCGATGGGCCGACCAACGTTCTCCCGGTCGGCCCACCCAGACCAAGAACCCGGGTGGGCCGCGCTTCCGGCCCAACCTAGGCCCCGCGAAAGGCCGGCCGCACAGTCAGCTGGGTGTGCCGAACCGCCGCAATTTGAGGGGTTCACCTCTCACATTGCCCGTTCACCCCCCGCACACCATTGGCGAAGGGGCGATGTCATGGGTGAACCTCTCACAGCGGGTGCCGCCACCAAGGGAGATGGACCGCTCTGATCGCGACGGCGAGCAGACTCCACGGACCTTCGCCGCCAGCGGCCCCAGGTCATCCCGCCCGAAGACCACGTCTCCGTACGCATCCACTCACCCGAGCTTCGGGAAGCACCCGCCAGCGGGCAGAGCGGCCTCGATGTCGTCCCACCACTCGTGTGGTCGCGGCGCGGAGTTGCGGCTCCTCGGCGATTGAAATCGTTCGGGGTACGGCGGCCGGGGCGGGCAGGATGTGGCTATGGGAGATCGGGCAGCGGTTCTGGAGGAAGTGGCCGGGGCGGTGTTGGGGGTCGAACGGGAGCATCCGGTGCGGGTGGCGGTCGACGGGTGTTCGGCGGCGGGGAAGACGACGTTGGCGGACGAGTTGGCCGACGTACTGCGGCGTCGTGCCGAGCGGGAGGTGATCCGCGCCGGATTCGACTACTTCAAGCGGCCGCCCGAGCTGCGTACGACGTACCCGCTCGAGTCGCCGGAGAGCTACTACTACGAGGTGTACGACAACGAGGCGATCCGTGCGCGTCTCCTGGAACCCCTCGGCCCGGGCGGAAGCCGGCGCTACACAACCGCGCTTCGCGAGGCCAATGCCATCACCGCCCTGGACGCACCCGTCCAAACCGCTTCACCACAAGCGATCCTGATCGCCGACGGTTGCTTCCTGCAACGACCCGAACTGGACGACTGCTGGGACCTCCGCATCTACGTACACATCACCTTCGAGACAGTCCTCCACCGAGGCACCGAACGCGACGCCGCCTGGATGGACTCCCCAGAAGCCGCCGCCCACCGCTACCGCACCCGCTACATCCCAGCCGAACGCCTGTACGTCGACCACCTCAACCCCGCCACCCACGCCCAACTACTCATCAACAACGAAAACCCGACCAACCCGACGCTCAGTCGGTAGCGGCCAACTGATCAGCCCATCCGAACCGAAATCGGGTGGGCTGCTGATCTTTCATGGCAATGTCCCGGCTGTCTTCTCGCGCGCAGGGAACCGGACCCAGGCGCTCACCGACAACGGCACCTCGACAGAGGGTTACGACCCCGACGGGCAGCTCACCCAACGCATCGCCGCCGCCGGCACCGCCGACTTCACCTATCTGAACGGCCGCCCGGCGACCGTCACCGACCCGGTCACCCGGGTGCTGCAGACCCTCGGCTACAACGCGGCCGGGCAGCTCGCGTCGATCGACTACGGCTCCGGCCGGGTCCGCACGATCGGTTACGACCCGTACGGCCGGATGAACTCTGATGTGTTGAAGGCTGGATCGACCTCGGTGTCGTCGATCGCCTACGGCTACGACGCCGACAACAACGTCACCTCGAAGATCACCGCCGGTGTTGCCGGTGCCGGGAACAACACCTACGTCTACGACCAGCTTGGACGGCTCACGTCTTGGACGAAGGGAACCAGCACCACCAGCTACGGGTGGGACGCCGACTCCAACCGCACCAAGATCACCACCACCGCTGGTACCAAGCTCGCGTCGTACGACGAACGCAACCGGCTCCTGGACGACGGCACCTCCATCTACACCTACTCACCGCGCGGCGCGCTACTCACCCAGGCAACCACCAGCACCGGCAGCGATGGCACCACGACCACGACGACTGAGGCGTTCAGCTTCGACGCGTTCGACCGGATGATCACGCGCTCCGCCCGCGACTTCACCTACGACGCTCTCGATCGCCCCGTCCAAGCCGGCACCGCAAGGATGCGCTACGACGGCTTCAGCAACGAGGTCGTGTCCGACGGCACCCAGTTCTTCGGCCGCTCCGTCTCCGACGGACTCCTGGCGGTCGGGTACGACACCACCAAACGCCTCGTCCTGGCCGACCGCCACGGCGACGTCTTCGCCGGCTTCGACCCCGCCGACACCACCCTGTCCGCTGGCCTGCCCGACTCCGGTACTTACGACCCGTTCGGCAACTCCACCAGCGCCACCGGCCTCAAGTACCGCGTCGGCTACCAAGGCGACTGGACCGACCCCCGTTCCGGCGATGTCAACCAAGGCGCCCGCTGGTACAACCCAGGCACCGGCACTTCAACAGCCGCGACACGATCAGCCTCGCAGGCGGCGCAGCCAGCTCCGTCCTCAACCTCTACGCCGGCGGCAACCCCCTCACCTACAACGACCCCGACGGCCACAGCCGTGTCGACCCGGGCGGCAGCGACAGCCAGTGCTACCACGACCGGAAGAAGCCGGTTACTCCCGAAGAGGGTTGGCCGCGTTACGACATTACCTGCGATCCGCCGCCTCCGCCGAAGGGCGGCTGCAAGCAGACCAACACCTGCCCTCCGAAGAAGTGCACGACTCCAGGCGGCGGGAAGAACTGCCCACCGAAGAAGGATCCAGGTAAGACGAACCCGAAGAGGTGCGATGGCGGTGGTGGCGGGGGCTGTAAGAAGAACTGCGGACCCAACTGCAAGACCACCAGTTGCAGGCCTAAACCCCCGCCCCCACCGGTCTGCGACCCCCAGTGCCAGCTCAACAAGAAGATCAAGGCCGAACGAGACCAGATCGACGACAACGCCCAAAACAAGGCGGACACACCCCCTGGCGATCCCGTCTGCGCCAGCGGCAACCCACTCTGCCCAACCGGCCCCTCACAGCCAGCCACCGTCGTCACCTCCGGCAACGACCTAACCAACGAAACCGCCGCTTGGTCGGACCGGCAGGCATAGGCGCCGCTGTCGGCACCGCGGGTGTCGGCGGTCTTATCATCG
This genomic interval carries:
- a CDS encoding uridine kinase, producing MGDRAAVLEEVAGAVLGVEREHPVRVAVDGCSAAGKTTLADELADVLRRRAEREVIRAGFDYFKRPPELRTTYPLESPESYYYEVYDNEAIRARLLEPLGPGGSRRYTTALREANAITALDAPVQTASPQAILIADGCFLQRPELDDCWDLRIYVHITFETVLHRGTERDAAWMDSPEAAAHRYRTRYIPAERLYVDHLNPATHAQLLINNENPTNPTLSR